One segment of Hemitrygon akajei unplaced genomic scaffold, sHemAka1.3 Scf000113, whole genome shotgun sequence DNA contains the following:
- the LOC140723422 gene encoding N-acetyllactosaminide beta-1,3-N-acetylglucosaminyltransferase 3-like — translation MSRRRRFYEKVVLGVLITLGLFFMFWDNDQRRETDDLAETVHRKDLPKVVTADATKSVLKPKCHANTTLLHLSSFHQEKEHIKNFLMYKHCREFDMIQNVPDKCGGREGSQNVFLLLVIKSHPFNQDRREMWVSEFCPRAKFIFNGDDDVFANTDNMVHYLLGMKVHQHLFVGHLVYGFGPKRQKSSKYYVPEIVTTIKSYPPYVSGAGILMSVYTAHIIYHIAQDLELYPIDDVFWGMCLAKTGLAPRSHSGFRTAGVRVLSTQDDSFNPCYYRELLLVHRFRPFELLLMWDAVHDANLKCAHAAQKSASTKRTA, via the exons ATGAGTAGACGTCGGCGATTCTATGAGAAAGTAGTGCTGGGTGTTTTGATTACTCTGGGATTGTTCTTCATGTTCTGGGATAATGACCAACGTCGAGAGACTGATGATCTTGCAGAAACTGTTCATCGCAAAGATCTGCCCAAGGTTGTTACTGCTGATGCAACTAAATCAGTGCTCAAGCCAAAGTGCCACGCGAACACGACATTGTTGCACTTGTCCTCATTTCATCAAGAGAAAGAGCACATAAAAAACTTCTTGATGTATAAACACTGTCGAGAATTTGACATGATTCAAAATGTCCCAGACAAATGTGGTGGTCGAGAAGGATCTCAGAATGTCTTCCTGCTCCTGGTGATCAAATCTCACCCTTTCAACCAGGATCGGCGGGAAATG tgggtcAGTGAATTTTGCCCCAGAGCTAAATTCATCTTCAATGGAGATGATGATGTCTTTGCCAACACCGATAACATGGTTCATTACTTGCTAGGCATGAAGgttcaccaacacctgtttgtgggCCATCTCGTTTATGGGTTTGGGCCCAAACGCCAGAAGTCGAGCAAGTATTATGTGCCAGAAATAGTGACCACCATCAAGTCGTACCCACCATACGTTAGTGGAGCGGGCATACTTATGTCTGTGTATACAGCTCACATCATTTACCACATAGCCCAAGACCTTGAACTataccccattgatgatgtatttTGGGGGATGTGTCTGGCCAAGACTGGACTAGCCCCACGCTCCCATAGTGGATTCAGGACAGCTGGAGTCAGGGTTCTTTCAACCCAAGATGACTCTTTCAATCCTTGCTATTACCGTGAGTTGCTGCTAGTGCACCGTTTTCGGCCTTTCGAACTGCTATTGATGTGGGATGCGGTGCATGATGCCAATCTGAAATGTGCTCATGCTGCCCAGAAGTCTGCATCCACGAAAAGGACCGCATGA